A genomic region of Gossypium hirsutum isolate 1008001.06 chromosome D01, Gossypium_hirsutum_v2.1, whole genome shotgun sequence contains the following coding sequences:
- the LOC107933096 gene encoding glucose-6-phosphate 1-dehydrogenase, chloroplastic isoform X2 — protein MLRCFFNVKQIRIKMLSSCKMVSWVFFFGAVATKVSPVEKETPIEKLKSELLSVTSSNEWDEKAGFDINENESTVSITVVGASGDLAKKKIFPALFALYYEGCLPKHFTVYGYARSKMTDAELRNMVSKTLTCRIDKRENCGEKMEEFLKRCFYHSGQYDSEENFAQLDKKLKEHEGGKVSNRLFYLSIPPNIFIDAVKCASSSASSGNGWTRVIVEKPFGRDSDSSAALTKALKQYLTEDQIFRIDHYLGKELVENLSVLRFSNLIFEPLWSRQYIRNVQLIFSEDFGTEGRGGYFDHYGIIRDIMQNHLLQILALFAMETPVSLDAEDIRNEKVKVLRSMRPLQLEDVVIGQYKSHSKGGVTYPAYTDDKTVPKDSLTPTFAAAALFIDNARWDGVPFLMKAGKALHNKRAEIRVQFRHVPGNLYNRNFGTDLDQATNELVIRVQPDEAIYLKINNKVPGLGMRLDCSNLNLHYAARYSKEIPDAYERLLLDAIEGERRLFIRSDELDAAWSLFTPVLAELEEKKIMPEYYPYGSRGPVGAHYLAARYNVRWGDLGLDQSA, from the exons GTGCAGTGGCGACAAAAGTGTCACCGGTGGAAAAGGAAACTCCTATTGAGAAATTGAAAAGTGAGTTGTTGTCAGTTACTTCTTCAAATGAATGGGATGAAAAGGCCGGTTTTGATATCAATGAAAACGAGTCAACCGTCAGTATCACGGTGGTCGGAGCTTCTGGGGATCTTGCGAAAAAGAAGATATTCCCCGCACTTTTTGCACTTTATTACGAAGGCTGTCTTCCTAAG CACTTTACTGTCTATGGTTATGCGAGGAGTAAGATGACTGATGCGGAACTAAGGAATATGGTGAGCAAGACCCTTACCTGTAGAATCGATAAAAG GGAGAATTGTGGTGAAAAGATGGAAGAATTTCTTAAAAGATGTTTCTACCACTCTGGTCAGTATGATTCTGAGGAAAATTTTGCTCAGTTGGACAAGAAGCTCAAGGAGCATGAG GGTGGGAAGGTTTCTAATCGCCTCTTTTATCTATCTATCCCTCCAAATATTTTTATTGACGCTGTAAAATGTGCAAGCTCGTCAGCTTCATCGGGTAATGGTTGGACCAGGGTCATTGTTGAGAAACCTTTCGGTCGAGATTCGGATTCATCTGCTGCACTGACAAAAGCGCTAAAGCAGTACCTAACCGAGGATCAAATTTTCAG GATAGACCACTATCTAGGAAAGGAACTTGTGGAAAATCTTTCTGTTCTCCGGTTCTCCAATCTTATATTCGAACCATTGTGGTCGAGGCAATATATTAGAAATGTACAATTGATATTTTCAGAAGATTTTGGAACCGAAGGACGTGGGGG GTATTTTGACCATTACGGTATAATTAGAGATATAATGCAGAATCATCTACTTCAAATACTTGCTCTCTTTGCTATGGAAACCCCCGTAAGTTTGGATGCCGAGGATATAAGAAACGAAAAG GTTAAGGTCTTGCGGTCAATGAGACCGTTGCAACTTGAAGACGTAGTTATCGGACAGTACAAGAGCCACAGTAAAGGAGGAGTTACTTACCCTGCCTACACGGATGACAAGACCGTGCCCAAAGATAGCTTGACCCCAACTTTTGCAGCCGCCGCCTTGTTCATAGACAATGCACGGTGGGATGGGGTGCCTTTTCTTATGAAAGCCGGAAAAGCATTACATAATAAGAG GGCGGAGATAAGGGTACAGTTCAGGCACGTGCCTGGCAATTTATATAACCGAAATTTTGGAACTGATCTTGATCAAGCTACGAATGAGCTCGTCATTAGAGTGCAGCCAGATGAAGCTATTTATTTGAAGATCAATAACAAGGTCCCTGGACTCGGGATGAGATTGGACTGCAGTAACCTAAACCTTCATTATGCTGCCAG ATATTCGAAAGAGATCCCGGATGCGTACGAGAGGCTTCTGCTGGATGCAATTGAAGGTGAGAGAAGATTGTTTATCCGAAGTGACGAGCTCGATGCAGCCTGGTCACTCTTCACTCCCGTTTTGGCAGAGCtggaagagaaaaaaataatgCCCGAATACTACCCTTATGGAAGCCGTGGCCCTGTCGGGGCTCATTATCTTGCGGCCAGATACAATGTTCGGTGGGGTGATCTTGGCTTAGACCAATCGGCCTAA